The following coding sequences lie in one Caloenas nicobarica isolate bCalNic1 chromosome 13, bCalNic1.hap1, whole genome shotgun sequence genomic window:
- the LOC135994067 gene encoding LOW QUALITY PROTEIN: protocadherin alpha-2-like (The sequence of the model RefSeq protein was modified relative to this genomic sequence to represent the inferred CDS: inserted 1 base in 1 codon): MGGCAAAEQHTVSLQAQKRRRSCSAAPPRCGGEPGCERGAXQESRCVRAAAGSRAGPGRALAAAAVAMGVWWGPVLWVLLLQATWALGGGQVRYSVPEEAKAGTVVGRLAQDLGLEAGEAEARRLRLVSQGRRASVEVSGASGALVVSSRLDREELCGKSAPCALRLEVLVERPLRVFHVELEVTDINDNAPLFPTARRNLSVSENSPPGSRFPLEGASDADTGANAQLSYTLSLNEHFRVEEENSKSRSKSLFLVLTKSLDRETLPVHRLVLMASDGGRPSLMGTMELVISVLDVNDNAPQFNQTVYNVLLPEDALQGKLVAQVSATDPDFGIYGEVIYEMDTIVSASASDVFSIDAKSGDIRLTGALDFETVGFYDLQIKAIDKGTPPLSGHCKVVVEVLDVNDNAPEVWVTSLSVPVPEDAAVGTVVALLSVSDRDSGANGRVRCAVWPAAPFGLVSTFAGSYSLVLREALDRERVSEYEVEVRAEDGGSPSLRARRGLRVPVSDVNDNAPAFAQAVYTVLARENNAAGAELARLWARDPDEADNGRVRYSVWEGGVGGGASAGGGWRPASSYVSVDAESGRVWALQPLDYEEVQVLQFEVRAVDAGEPPLCGNATVQLFVVDENDNAPALLGAGGGGGPGPGAAGSAASGAGSGALWAWAVWGAPAGQVVAKIRAVDADSGYNAWLRYELWEPRGKGPFRVGLYSGEVSTARTLEEADGPRQRLVIVVRDHGEPARSVTATLSVSLVEGAEAALAAAGSSSSSGAGLRLGAGAEGGAAAAGAVATTNVWLVVAICAVSSLFLLAVVLYGASRWAPRAGVLSGPGPATLVCASEVGSWSYSQRQSRSLCVADGAGKSDLMVFSPNFPPPPGPAAKETQPEPPVLPDTVSGPHCLASRPYPRSLFSPLSPFCLLCRSGFGPWAGGDGRPAEPSGTAGCGCLAGPLHLFWHPCRSPSALVVEEI, translated from the exons ATGGGAGGATGTGCGGCGGCGGAGCAGCACACGGTGTCGCTGCAGGCTCAGAAACGGCGGCGGAGCTGTTCGGCAGCTCCGCCCCGGTGCGGCGGAGAGCCCGGCTGTGAGCGCGGGG GGCAAGAGAGCCGGTGCgtccgggcggcggcggggagccgTGCAGGGCCCGGACgggcgctggcggcggcggcggtggctATGGGCGTGTGGTGGGGGCCCGTGTTGTGGGTGCTGTTGCTGCAGGCGACCTGGGCGCTGGGCGGCGGGCAGGTGCGGTACTCGGTGCCCGAGGAAGCCAAGGCCGGGACGGTGGTGGGCCGGCTGGCGCAGGACCTGGGCCTGGAGGCGGGCGAGGCGGAGGCGCGGCGGCTGCGGCTGGTGTCGCAGGGCCGGCGGGCGAGCGTGGAGGTGAGCGGGGCGAGCGGGGCGCTGGTGGTGAGCTCACGGCTGGACCGGGAGGAGCTGTGCGGGAAGAGCGCGCCGTGCGCCCTGcgcctggaggtgctggtggagcGGCCGCTGCGCGTGTTCCACGTGGAGCTGGAGGTCACCGACATCAACGACAACGCTCCGCTCTTCCCTACCGCCCGGAGAAACCTCAGTGTGTCGGAGAACTCGCCTCCGGGGTCTCGGTTCCCGCTGGAGGGCGCATCGGATGCAGATACCGGAGCCAACGCACAGCTGTCCTATACTCTCAGCCTCAATGAGCATTTCAGagtagaggaagaaaacagtaagtCGCGTAGTAAATCCCTGTTTCTGGTGCTCACGAAATCTCTGGACCGTGAGACGCTGCCTGTGCACCGGTTGGTGCTGATGGCGAGTGACGGAGGTCGGCCGTCTCTGATGGGCACGATGGAGCTGGTGATCTCGGTGCTGGACGTGAATGACAACGCACCCCAGTTCAACCAGACCGTGTACAACGTGCTTTTGCCAGAAGACGCCTTACAGGGGAAACTGGTGGCGCAAGTGAGCGCCACGGATCCAGACTTCGGAATATATGGAGAAGTAATTTACGAAATGGATACTATTGTTAGTGCCTCTGCCTCAGATGTGTTCAGCATCGATGCAAAAAGCGGAGATATTAGACTGACGGGCGCCCTTGACTTCGAAACAGTCGGTTTCTACGACCTACAAATTAAGGCGATAGATAAGGGGACACCTCCGCTGTCGGGTCACTGCAAGGTGGTGGTGGAGGTGCTGGACGTGAACGACAACGCGCCGGAGGTGTGGGTGACGTCGCTGTCGGTGCCGGTGCCGGAGGACGCGGCGGTGGGGACGGTGGTGGCGCTGCTGAGCGTGTCGGACCGGGACTCGGGGGCGAACGGTCGGGTGCGCTGCGCGGTGTGGCCGGCGGCGCCGTTCGGGCTGGTGTCGACGTTCGCGGGGTCGTACTCGCTGGTGCTGCGGGAGGCGCTGGACCGGGAGCGGGTGTCGGAGTACGAGGTGGAGGTGCGGGCGGAGGACGGCGGGTCGCCGTCGCTGCGCGCCCGGCGCGGGCTGCGGGTGCCGGTGTCGGACGTGAACGACAACGCGCCGGCGTTCGCGCAGGCCGTGTACACGGTGCTGGCGCGGGAGAACAACGCGGCGGGCGCGGAGCTGGCGCGGCTGTGGGCGCGGGACCCGGACGAGGCGGACAACGGGCGCGTGCGGTACTCGGTGTGGGAGGGCGGCGTGGGCGGGGGCGCGTCGGCGGGCGGCGGGTGGCGTCCGGCGTCGAGCTACGTGTCGGTGGACGCGGAGAGCGGGCGTGTGTGGGCGCTGCAGCCGTTGGACTACGAGGAGGTGCAGGTGCTGCAGTTCGAGGTGCGGGCGGTGGACGCGGGGGAGCCGCCGCTGTGCGGCAACGCCACGGTGCAGCTGTTCGTGGTGGACGAGAACGACAACGCGCCGGCGCTGCtgggggctggcggcggcggcgggccggggcccggggcggcggggtcGGCGGCGTCGGGTGCGGGCTCGGGGGCGCTGTGGGCGTGGGCGGTGTGGGGGGCGCCGGCGGGGCAGGTGGTGGCGAAGATCCGCGCGGTGGACGCGGACTCGGGCTACAACGCGTGGCTGCGCTACGAGCTGTGGGAGCCGCGTGGGAAGGGCCCGTTCCGCGTGGGGCTGTACAGCGGCGAGGTGAGCACGGCGCGGACGCTGGAGGAGGCGGACGGCCCGCGGCAGAGGCTGGTGATCGTGGTGCGGGACCACGGGGAGCCGGCGCGCTCGGTCACGGCCACGCTGAGCGTGTCGCTGGTGGAGGGCGCCGAGGCGGCGCTGGCGGCCGCGGGCTCGTCGTCGTCATCAGGGGCGGGGCTGCGTTTGGGGGCGGGCGCGGAAGGCGGCGCGGCCGCGGCAGGAGCGGTGGCGACGACGAACGTGTGGCTGGTGGTGGCCATCTGCGCGGTGTCGAGCCTGTTCCTGCTGGCGGTGGTGCTGTACGGAGCATCGCGGTGGGCGCCGCGGGCGGGCGTGCTGTCGGGGCCCGGGCCGGCGACGCTGGTGTGCGCCAGCGAAGTGGGGAGCTGGTCGTACTCGCAGCGCCAGAGCCGGAGCCTGTGCGTGGCGGACGGCGCGGGCAAGAGCGACTTGATGGTTTTCAGCCCCAActtcccgccgccgcccggccccgcggcgaAGGAGACGCAGCCGGAGCCGCCCGTTCTCCCGGACACGGTCAGTGGCCCCCACTGTCTTGCCTCTCGCCCCTATCCCCGAAGcctcttctctcccctctctcccttctgCCTCCTGTGTCGCTCCGGTTTTGGTCCCTGGGCGGGCGGTGATGGGCGCCCTGCTGAGCCCTCGGGAACCGCGGGCTGTGGGTGCTTGGCGGGACCTTTGCATCTGTTTTGGCATCCTTGCCGGAGCCCCTCGGCTCTTGTTGTGGAGGAGATCTAA
- the LOC135994068 gene encoding protocadherin alpha-2-like, which yields MVGACAASEQHTVSLQAQKRRPSGSAAPPRCGGEPGCERGGAAPGGQESRCVRAAAGSRAGPGRVAAAAMGSWRGPALRVLVLQAAWVLGGGQVRYSVPEEAKAGTVVGRLAQDLGLEAGEAEARRLRLVSQGRRASVEVSGASGALVVSSRLDREELCGKSAPCALRLEVLVERPLRVFHVELEVTDINDNAPLFPAARKNLSIAESSLPGSRFPLEGASDADIGANAQLSYTLSTTEHFTVEEENSNSRSKSLGLVLTKPLDRETLPVHRLVLTASDGGRLSLTGTMELVISVLDANDNAPQFNQTVYNVLLPEDSLKGKLVTQVNAVDIDEGLNREITYEMDTVVPSASDIFSIDAKSGEIRLTGTLDFETVAFYDVQIKATDKGTPPLSGHCKVLVEVLDVNDNAPEVWVTSLSVPVPEDAAVGTVVALLSVSDRDSGANGRVRCAVWPAAPFGLVSTFAGSYSLVLREALDRERVSEYEVEVRAEDGGSPSLRARRGVRVPVSDVNDNAPAFAQAVYTVLARENNAAGAELARLWARDPDEADNGRVRYSVWEGGVGGGASAGGGWRPASSYVSVDAESGRVWALQPLDYEEVQVLQFEVRAVDAGEPPLCGNATVQLFVVDENDNAPALLGAGGGGGPGPGAAGSAASGPGSEALWAWAAWGAPAGQVVAKIRAVDADSGYNAWLRYELWEPRGKGPFRVGLYSGEVSTARALEEADGPRQRLVIVVRDHGEPARSVTATLSVSLVEGAEAALAAAGSSSSSGAGLRLGAGAEGGAAAAGAAAATNVWLVVAICAVSSLFLLAVVLYGASRWAPRAGVLSGPGPATLVCASEVGSWSYSQRQSRSLCVADGAGKSDLMVFSPNFLPPPPGPAAKETQPEPPALPDTVSGPPCLASHPFPDAPYSLLPFSLVSRLCPLSPAPWTGGGGNRAEPSGPVGSGCLAGA from the coding sequence ATGGTAGGAGCATGTGCGGCGTCGGAGCAGCACACGGTGTCGCTGCAGGCTCAGAAACGGCGGCCGAGCGGCTCGGCGGCTCCGCCCCGGTGCGGCGGAGAGCCCGGCTGTGAGCGCGGGggggcggcgccgggcgggcaGGAGAGCCGGTGCgtccgggcggcggcggggagccgtgcggggcccgggcgggtggcggcggcggcgatgGGCAGTTGGAGGGGGCCCGCCTTgcgggtgctggtgctgcaggcgGCCTGGGTGCTGGGCGGCGGGCAGGTGCGGTACTCGGTGCCCGAGGAAGCCAAGGCCGGGACGGTGGTGGGCCGGCTGGCGCAGGACCTGGGCCTGGAGGCGGGCGAGGCGGAGGCGCGGCGGCTGCGGCTGGTGTCGCAGGGCCGGCGGGCGAGCGTGGAGGTGAGCGGGGCGAGCGGGGCGCTGGTGGTGAGCTCGCGGCTGGACCGGGAGGAGCTGTGCGGGAAGAGCGCGCCGTGCGCCCTGcgcctggaggtgctggtggagcGGCCGCTGCGCGTGTTCCACGTGGAGCTGGAGGTCACCGACATCAACGACAACGCCCCGCTCTTCCCCGCCGCCCGGAAAAACCTCAGCATCGCAGAATCGTCGCTGCCGGGGTCTCGGTTTCCTCTGGAGGGCGCGTCGGATGCAGATATTGGAGCCAACGCACAGCTGTCCTATACCCTCAGCACCACTGAGCATTTCACagtagaggaagaaaacagtaattcGCGCAGTAAATCCCTGGGTTTGGTGCTTACGAAACCTCTCGACCGCGAGACGCTGCCTGTGCACCGGTTGGTGCTGACGGCGAGTGACGGAGGCCGGCTGTCCCTAACGGGTACGATGGAGCTGGTGATCTCGGTGCTGGACGCGAACGACAACGCGCCCCAGTTCAACCAGACCGTGTACAACGTGCTTTTGCCCGAAGACTCCTTAAAGGGGAAACTGGTTACCCAGGTGAACGCAGTGGATATCGACGAGGGACTAAATCGAGAAATTACTTACGAAATGGATACTGTTGTTCCTTCTGCTTCAGATATATTCAGCATTGATGCAAAAAGCGGGGAGATCAGACTCACGGGCACTCTGGATTTTGAGACAGTTGCTTTCTATGACGTACAAATTAAGGCGACAGATAAGGGGACGCCCCCTTTGTCGGGTCACTGCAAGGTGTTGGTGGAAGTGCTGGACGTGAACGACAACGCGCCGGAGGTGTGGGTGACGTCGCTGTCGGTGCCGGTGCCGGAGGACGCGGCGGTGGGGACGGTGGTGGCGCTGCTGAGCGTGTCGGACCGGGACTCGGGGGCGAACGGTCGGGTGCGCTGCGCGGTGTGGCCGGCGGCGCCGTTCGGGCTGGTGTCGACGTTCGCGGGGTCGTACTCGCTGGTGCTGCGGGAGGCGCTGGACCGGGAGCGGGTGTCGGAGTACGAGGTGGAGGTGCGGGCGGAGGACGGCGGGTCGCCGTCGCTGCGCGCCCGGCGCGGGGTGCGGGTGCCGGTGTCGGACGTGAACGACAACGCGCCGGCGTTCGCGCAGGCCGTGTACACGGTGCTGGCGCGGGAGAACAACGCGGCGGGCGCGGAGCTGGCGCGGCTGTGGGCGCGGGACCCTGACGAGGCGGATAACGGGCGCGTGCGGTACTCGGTGTGGGAGGGCGGCGTGGGCGGGGGCGCGTCGGCGGGCGGCGGGTGGCGTCCGGCGTCGAGCTACGTGTCGGTGGACGCGGAAAGCGGGCGTGTGTGGGCGCTGCAGCCGTTGGACTACGAGGAGGTGCAGGTGCTGCAGTTCGAGGTGCGGGCGGTGGACGCGGGGGAGCCGCCGCTGTGCGGCAACGCCACGGTGCAGCTGTTCGTGGTGGACGAGAACGACAACGCGCCGGCGCTGCtgggggctggcggcggcggcgggccggggcccggggcggcgggctCGGCGGCGTCGGGGCCGGGCTCGGAGGCGCTGTGGGCGTGGGCGGCGTGGGGGGCGCCGGCGGGGCAGGTGGTGGCGAAGATCCGCGCGGTGGACGCGGACTCGGGCTACAACGCGTGGCTGCGCTACGAGCTGTGGGAGCCGCGTGGGAAGGGCCCGTTCCGCGTGGGGCTGTACAGCGGCGAGGTGAGCACGGCGCGGGCGCTGGAGGAGGCGGACGGCCCGCGGCAGAGGCTGGTGATCGTGGTGCGGGACCACGGGGAGCCGGCGCGCTCGGTCACGGCCACGCTGAGCGTGTCGCTGGTGGAGGGCGCCGAGGCGGCGCTGGCGGCCGCGGGCTCGTCGTCGTCATCAGGGGCGGGGCTGCGTTTGGGGGCGGGCGCGGAAGGCGGCGCGGCCGCGGCaggagcggcggcggcgacgAACGTGTGGCTGGTGGTGGCCATCTGCGCGGTGTCGAGCCTGTTCCTGCTGGCGGTGGTGCTGTACGGAGCATCACGGTGGGCGCCGCGGGCGGGCGTGTTGTCGGGGCCCGGGCCGGCGACGCTGGTGTGCGCCAGCGAAGTGGGGAGCTGGTCGTACTCGCAGCGCCAGAGCCGGAGCCTGTGCGTGGCGGACGGCGCGGGCAAGAGCGACCTGATGGTTTTCAGCCCCAACttcctgccgccgccgcccggccccgcggcgaAGGAGACGCAGCCAGAGCCGCCCGCTCTTCCGGACACGGTCAGTGGCCCTCCCTGCCTCGCCTCTCACCCCTTTCCCGACGCTCCTTACTCCTTGTTGCCCTTCTCGCTCGTCTCCCGCCTCTGTCCATTGTCTCCTGCTCCTTGGACAGGCGGTGGTGGGAATCGGGCTGAGCCTTCGGGACCTGTGGGCAGTGGGTGTTTGGCGGGTGCTTAA